The Drosophila sechellia strain sech25 chromosome 2L, ASM438219v1, whole genome shotgun sequence region CCACTGATCCGTTGCAGGATCGTAGACATCTACGGTGCGCACACGCAGGGATCCATTGAAACCTCCGACAGCATAGACCTTGTCACCCAGGACACTTAAGCCGGAGCGGCATCTGCGGTTGGGCATTTCGGCGGCCTGATACCACTTTTCCTCTCGCAGATCataccactccaccgatcgtatAGCCTTGGGTGCTTGTCCTCCAATAACGAGCAGTATCTTGGGCATGCCCACCGGCTTCCTGGGCACCGTTCTAGCGGACTTTGTCTCAGTGGGCAGTAGATGATAGGTCAATGCTTCAATGATGAGATTCTTGCACACGATATTGCCCTCGAGAAGGATCTCTTTGTCCACGCGCTGTGTAATGTACTCCTTGGACAGGAACGGCAGACGCACATGCTCCATGAGCAACGAGGTGAACTGCTCCCGCATCGGAACATCGTAGCGCAGCCAGGCGATGACGCACTCGTATACGCGCTCCTCATTTGGAACCGAAATCCGGTCGTTGCCAATCAGGCTGATGACCTGCTCGTGCGAGAGGTTCAGAAACTCATCGAACTGGATCACCTCGCTGCAAATAAAGCAAACACAAGCAGTTAGTAGTGGGGCGCCAGGAATGAGCGGAGTGGGCTaagtaaattcaattaatcGCAACCGGTTCAATGGTTTATATTGCACATTTGCTTTCGATTTTGCGTCTGTTTACtgttatataaatttaataattaatttattttggtcTGATGAAATCAATGAGAACGTATATAATTCTGATACTTTGTACTACTTATTCAGTAGTTGCAttcgaaaatataaataatataagatTAAAAACGTGATCTAATGGAAACCAAAAATCAGCGTCTAAAAATAGATGCTGGAAGACACCAATAAGTGACAGTTACTAATTTTATaggattttttttaatgattaAATCAAAAAGCCGagttaaattattaaaatttttatacgTTCCAAACACACCTAGGAATTTAATCGTTTTTATAATATAAGGAGAAATACTTTTTGTTGAGTCTTGGCACAGTTGTTAACccgtattattaaaatatatatcagTTAGCTAATCCCATTAATTAGTTATCCGATTTAATTGATATTGTTGTACGACAGCTTTCTAATAAGCACGGGATATGCACtctgaataaataataaatgaatagGCACTTCACTGGAATATAAATGGGTAATACGAATTACTATCCgcagatataaaaaaaacttaattgagTTTTCCCAATATATATGTTCGAAAAGTGAATAGTGAACAGATACAGTAATGGATTCCTATCTGTAAACAGGCAAATCAAAACAATTTTATGTTTGTCTGCCCATAGTGCGTCATCACAATCTGGCCACTTACTTGAAATGCTGCTCGATGTAGGTCTCTGCGTAATTGAGAAGTTCCACGCAGGCATGAATATCAGCGAACTCCCGGATGCCGAGGCAATTACTCGCATCCAGCTGCGTTTGCAGGAAGTCGCAGCAGGCATCTCGCACATCCGTGAGCTGGAGCAGGTTGGCGGCGGTCAAGAGGACCTGCACGTTATCCTCGTTCACCTCCACCGTGGCAGTGTATACGTAGTCGATGAGCAGCTCCAAGGCCCGGGCATCGACACTCTGGAGGGTGATCCTCGCCTGCCGCGACTCCTCGAAGCTGGTGAACATCGCATAGAAGTACGGACTGCATGAGGCCAGCACCATGCGGTGGGCGTGGATCTCCACATCGTCGGCCACCAATATCACATCACAGAGCTGTTTTTGTCTGTAATAggtaaaaatatatataagatttgatacatttttttttactaagTAAATTGGTTAGTAACCGTCATGTATCGACAATATTAAGACTTTTAAATCGATTGCAAACATTTCAAAAACCACTAGCAATGGGTCGTTTTGATTGCCAAATAAACAGTTTAAAAGCGTGCTAAATATCTTCAAGGCTGATGTTTATCTTTGTAAACAAAAGTGCTTGGATTTTTTCGAGagcaaaatgttttgttttgtaaaaAGAGACGGGGATAATATGAACTTTGCAAATTATGGCGCCATTAAATGATGATGACTACTCAAAATCTTAGTCTTTTGTCTTCAAAATCAGAAGGTGTTATAATTATAACCCAATAAAAATCGCATAGAATATACACCTCCCGGAATCTTTTTTCGAATCATTCCCAGTTAACAAGCAATTCAGATTACAACGCTCGGCTTACTTTTTGGGTTACACCACATTCACTTTCGCGCCGAATACGATATGATTGGGCCGAAAAAAACTCGTTTTATGTAAGCTGCCAATAAATTTTTCATGCGCCCAGTAGTTTTCCAAAAAGTAAGCAAAGGCAGAGACGCGGAAGCGGAATCGAAATGCGATTCGAAAACGAATATCATTTTTGGCCGCACCAAGTTCAAGGTCGTGGCCCAATGCGAAACCCGAAGGCGTAAGCAACTCATCATAATAAAAACTAGACAATAATTAATGCGAATGGCCCCACGACAAAAGCGGCGGCAAATATTcgtttatacatatgtatatagtgTGCAAACACAAATATTAGCAACGGCCAGATAAACAAAGCGAACTGCGCAAATATGCGAGTGACGATCGTCTGACATTTTCAGCGATTTTATTTTCGCATCTTGGCCCAAATCTCAAAGCTCGAGAGCCAGCCAGTCGGTCCACCTGTTCCCGTCCAACACGCAGGGATTGAATCATGCGCCTTTGTCCGGGAACAGAGGAGACGTGTTTATTATAGAGTGTAGTTAGCACAGttctatttatatttagttGAGGTAGGTCGTCATATTTAACAAATGAAAGTTTTAGTGGATGAAACTAAGATccgctgttttttttttttttcaaggaAATAGTGACTGGGGAATAGATGACACATTTTTAGAACCTGAACCTTCAGCTGATTTGCTCTTGAACAAACAGATGATACATTTGGGCATGACTGACTTATTATGCGACATTTGGAACTTTTTCGAACTGTTATAGGTGTGCTTATTTACATAATCTGGTTATAAAAGTACCATAAATCTATTTCTGCATAACATTAAAAATCATATGTAGAGGCGGTATAAAATAACCAAAGTTCTACCTAAGGCATTGAAAACCTCTCACAGGTAGGAATTAGTATATATTACTAAGGATCTCGAATCTGTAACATGTTCTTGAGTTCCGGACCAAAATTAGTGCCAAATATTCTGCATGCAAGGATACTGCCTCAAGGTTCTTAGAAACTATGACTCCTTCTTTCTGATGCTTAAGGACTGAACCTAATCCTATAGTCATGCGACCTGTTCCTTCGACAGGACCTCGAGCCATCCTTACTTTCTCATCTCGTTCATGGCGTCGAAGGAGCGCGCCGTGTGCTGCTCGTTGCTATACTGCCCCACCGTGCCGCGCTCCTTGCCATTTGGCCGCTGGACGTGCTTCTGGGAGCTCTCGTCCAGTGAGTTCTGGCTGGCGTAGCGCAGGAGGCAGCTGCCCCGTTCCAGGCCACTTCCCTCGGCGGCGGGattctggtggtggtgctgctgttgctgcagcaggCGGTTGCGCTGCTGCatggctgccacgcccactgcggCGCCTAGTCCGGGCGGTGGCGCCACGAACTCCGCCCCCGCTCCACCTTCGTTCTGTGCTTGTTGTTGTGGGTTCTGgccctgttgttgctgctgctgctggttgttgttgttgctgttgccattgCTTAGGTTGCTCATAATACCGATCGTATATTTGGTTAGCAGCGCACTCAGAGCTATCATCCGAAACGGATCGGAAACGGAAGTCGTAGCGAATCGAAGGTGCCTCGCCTGTTCCGAAAAAACAAACCGAGGTGGTGAAAAATTGTACACTTTTTGGACGCGACTAGAGCAGTGTGACCAGCCTCGGGTTGGTAGCAGGTTACCACTAGTGGTGGGTAGTCATCGATAGCCCGATAAGCATTTTCAACCAGTTCTCACTGAGCTGGCGTTGTTTCCAactattaattaaattataaactcatttattttttttaatttttactgGCATTGTGCTGCTTTAGTttgaattgcattttaaatgtgaccttttaattttatttatacgtAAATGTCAAAAGGTAGGGTACACTGATAAATTGATatacaaattaatatttgttatatatcCACATTTACCTAAACTTAAAAAAAGCCTAACTATTTCATcttataacaataaataaataaaataaaaaaaagattaCAAATATCCGACATAGAATTCATTAAGAATGTATATTCAATTCCGAAttccataaaataaaataagaaaaggtTTAGTTGAGCATATTCTTGACAGATTAATCTGTAGGTTTTAGTTGATTAGTTCCCTTTTATAAAGAGTTCATCACTTTATCTTGAAAATAAAGAATGTGGtaaacatttatattttaaagataTTGAAATACatcaacaatttattttaaatggtTGATTATGACTCCACACTTATGATTCCACACTTCTGATTCAAAACACACTTTGAGATTTTTGCTAATATCTTGATCaactttatttgtttggctcttttttcgattttgtttttgaatattGATACGCATGCTCATCAAAATGTGAGATAtgtaaaatacattaaatagGTATTGGAAACAACTGCTTATTGAATGTTTACGAATAACAGCAACCACCTAGGTAGGAATACatgatattatattaatatagcTACAGCTTATGCGAAAATCGGTAGTATTTACAAATGCTCTACACGTGTACAACTCGGTTTTGTTAAAACAAAGCACTCGCTTGCGAACGAAATCACttcgaataaataaataaagtatatttataaataggcGAAAATTACATTTGGAAATTTGGCTAATGAGAGAGTTTTAGGCTAACTAAGCTGCGTTCGTATCTCGTATTTACACGTAACAGTAACACATAATTTAGATTCCATActtcaaataaatacaacgAAATATTACAAGAATACCAGCGAATACGAAAAGCTCGATTGGCCCTTCTTTTTGCAATACTTATGTGTGTAGGAGAGTGGGTTGCTTTAGGTAATAATACTTAGTTTATAGTACAATTAGCTAACTGCGATTTTGACTCTACATTTTACCAGCTCGCTTTCAAGAGTGCCACAACTCAAAAATCCGTCCGAGCTGCATTCCTATAGATGAGATATATATGGTGAACATTTGGTTTTTGATCCATGCCAGTCTTGTAGTAGCGAGCTAGCGATTTTGTTGTGTGGCTTCGCGTTTGATCTTTACACTTATGGTGGCGGCACACGCTGCACTGGGATTGTCTCAGTTTGAGTTTTGGTTTCTGGGTTCTGGTTGCCCCTCCTCCGGCTACATCCTGGTCCTCAGGAGGAGTTGGGGTGGCGCTCCGGCGTGGCGACAGTCTTCTGGTAGCAATTCAGATTGGCCGACATCCGGCCGAAGGCGGCTGCCATGCGGTTGGGCAGCCTGCTGAGGTGCTCCTGAAGATTGGAAGATCTGGAGGAGGACGGAGCCGATGGGCCCGACGCCGTGGTGACCTGCTGCAGCTGGGCCACCACCTCGGCGTGCTGGACGTAGGAGACCCGGATGTTGACGccctcgtcgtcgtcctcgtccACCTCGCTGCCGCTCTCCACGTCCTCGTAGTAGGTGAAGCccacctgctgctcctcccGCTATACATTGCCGTAGTACGGCACCGGGGTGTTCTGGTCGATGGGCTTGACGCGCAGCTTCTGCTTGTAGTGGTACTCCTTGAGGTAGCTCTTCAGCCGGCCGGGCAGCTCCATCTGGTTGATCCCGTCGTAGCTGGTGTTGGACACAATGGTCGCCCGGGAGAGCTGCTGCAGGGAGAAGGTCTGCCTTCGGTGCAGGGGTATCGTCAGGCAGGGCTCGAAGAACATCACGCAGGCGGGGTCCTTGTAGTGCTCCAAAAGTCCTGTCACCGTGGGCGCCGTGAAGACGCACGGATCGTGGCAGTCGAAGCTGTAGAGGAATGGGTATCGTTAGTCACTAGTTTGGTTTTCAAGATGCAGTGGAATTccgattttttaattatttaaaaagtttaaatgaACAAATGCTGGATCTTCATTAAGTGAAGTCTTCAATTCTAACATTGTTGCGTTAGAATGAACTCATTATAGGCTTTGACGACTCATCAATACCGTTTAATCGGAATTCCCAGGAATTGTCTATCATATTTCAGTGACTCGCCCATGCATGTCAACTGCGGATTCCGAGAAATCCATGGAGATAAGGACTAGTGCTGACCTGAACTTGTGACCGCTCTGCTCGATGCGGGCGTGCAGTGACCTGCCGTACTTGCGGAATGTGACCGAGAAGAGGAACTCCTCCTGAGCGGAGTCGCGCAGCAGGAACGTGCCCTCCGGCTTGCCCTCGAGCAGGTGCTCCGCCTCGTAGCGGTCCATCTTGCCCCAGTAGAAGCTGCTGTTCGTGATCTTCTCCAGATCGGGAACCAGGCAGTGCATGAAGTCGATTTGCGAGTGCACGGTCATGTTGCGGGCGACTCCGATTCCGGCATGGCCAGCCCCTCCGGCAGGGACGACCGTAgcctgggggcgtggccggggcGGAGTCTGGGGCGACTGGGGTGCGGGCTCGGTTACCACAGTTACGCGTCCGCCATTGGGCGACTCGACCACGAAGCCCGGCGATGTGATCCGAATGATGAgctgatgatggtgatggctGGCGTCCGGAACGGCGACCGAATTCCGCATCCTTTGGCTCTGCATCCGGCGTTGGGAGCTCCCACTCGATGTGCCCAGCGTGGGCGGTGTGGAGCGGCGGTCAGCTGTCCGGGATTTCCTCGGAACCGTCGCCACCACCGCAGCGGCATCCTTTTTATTGCTCACggaactgctgctgctcggcAGCATGTCCCTCAATCCACGGAAGGCGTCGCGACACTTGCACTTGCAGCATCGCCGCTTggaggatgtggatgcggacgcggatgtggatgcggaccCGGAGGCGGAGGATGTTGCTGCGCCCATTGAAAGTGCTTTACTGCGACTGCGGCAGCAACTGTTGCTATTATTGCTTCTGAAAACTGTTTTTCGGAGAAcagaatttattattaatttgattcaCTTTAAATTTGATGAGATTAGGTCGGATTCTCTTCTATATTGATCTGCCGTGCACAGCGAAAAATCCCTGGATCAGAATTCATTGAACTGAAATGAACTGAAAGTGGCATTTCCTACGTTTCACTTTAAAGCTATTTTTTAGTGACTAATTCGAAATTATTATGGTAGTAGTTAGATTGTTTTTTAGATTGTTATGGTTGATTAGCTTTTACATACTATAACAATTTTGAAAAACTCATGACGTCACTACTTGATTGGATTTCATCACTCATATTTCATCACATATTTGAAATCACACCACTGAATCTTAATTGCTGACAAATGGGAGTAAAATTGTTTGcactattttctttttttttttttttgatttgttaaGCCCTCCCGATTTTTTGCTGTGCACCTTCCAACCTGAGAAGAGAGTTCGCTCGCTCTCACACTCCGACTTTTGCCCACCTGGCTTGCTGCTGTGTTGCGTTCCCGCCGACAACATATTGCTGACTGGCAGCGACTCGAGCACTTCGCAATACTCGACGACTTCGGCctcgtgctgctgctgctgctccgggTGGTGGTGGAtgttgctgcggctgttgctgttgctgcgacGCCGACGCAGCAGCGACTCATCCAggtcgtcatcgtcgtcggCTTCCAAGGGGCAGTTGGCGTTGCCGCCGTGGTTGTCGTGCAGTTGTAACGTACTTATCGCAGCGCCGACGCTTCCCGCTAAACTGTTGTTATTCACGGGCTGTCGTTCGGTTTTGGGCGCTTCCGGCGAACTGCCAGCAGTTCGATTTGTCACCACGCCCACCTCGCCGTAGCCGCCCTCCAGGGTCACATTCACAATCTGCCCATTTGCATTCAGCGAATCCGCAGACAAGGCGGCGGCGTCGTCGTCGGTGGCACCACCTGCGcattgccgctgctgctcctcctgttCCACCACCTCCGCGAAACTTTCCACCTGACCAGCGGCCACCGGATTGCCGTTCTCCATTTTGGCCAGCTGGATTTTGATGATGATCTGACGCACTTCCGCCGGCGATGTGGCGGCAGTGGCTGCTGAGACTGTGGCCTCCGTGAGGATCTCTTCCAcctgcagctcctcctcgtccACGCTGATCGCCTCTACTAGTGCTGCTGAATCCCTGGGGCTCGAGCTGGCGGGCGGTTCTCTCTTTTCCTGGCTATTGGCGCGTGCTGAGAACTTGCTAAGGTGATGACCCATTGGAAGCTCGAGGTGGGGCAGAGTCCTAGTTGGCGTGGACCTCCGGTTGCTTTCTGGAATGGAGGAATGGGAGTACGATTTCACATTAGTTTACATGCGCCATCAAACATTTAATGCTTATTGCGAACATATTGCTTTGTTTATCCACCTTCAACATTTAGTGGGAATCGACAGTAAAGTACACTCTTCAAACATGGGCTAAGAGAAGATCCCGCCGTTAATTTCAAGTTAATTATTGACCAGCTCAGTTAGCACGTTTCGATTTGGTTAATATTTGCTCCCAGTGCATTTCGCAAGATCCAGAAATAGCCGGGTTGCGATTGGAACGAGTTTTGCCCAGTTCCCCCCAGCGGCGTGAGAAGTGTCTTGACCTACAGCAATGAGCCCATCCACTTGGTGAGGGCTTCACCAGTGCGTTAATTAGCCACTTGGACAGGCGGAGAAGTTCCACAGTGGCACTCCGAGTGGGACTCACTCGGTCGCCGGTCAAATGGGCAATTAAGTGCCACTGTCTAACTATTCTGATTAATGGAGTTCCCCCCAGTTGATCTTCTGTGGCACAGAGTCGTGAACATCTCCCCCACGAACTGACTCATCATCCCGGAGGGATCTGGTTGATCTGGGTGATCTCGTCATGCATATGAGGACGATAAACAGCGGCATTCCAATCCCACGCATCAGTTAGTGCTCCCCCAAAGAGCAAGTACACTCGCACATTTGTTCACCAAATCGTTATGGGCTCATCCTATTTTTAGAAACCTGCCCATGGAGTGGCGATGAATCAATGTGGAAAGCGAGTACACATCCTTGATTCCAATCGCATTTCACTGACTTGCGGGTCAAATTGCCCTACTTATCTCCATTTGAACGGCGCCCACAAAGTACCTCCTCCATTCATAGAACATTCCACATTATTCACAGCTGAATTCTACATAATTCGTGTGCACGTCATTACGTCTCTCCGGGAACTGGGTGTTCTGGTGGGCAACTGAATTCGCACTGACAAATCCTTATCGCACCCGCATCACCAGGATGCGTCACCGAGCTTCCAACTTGGGCCATATACGGCATGATGGCCAAGGTACACGTACAAAGCAGTGGTTCGACTATGTACTGACTCATCCGTGGTGGTAGGAATTCTTGGTAGTTACCCGGAGTCGGAAACACGGCGATGAGTATGAGTATGTCACCgctgtttctttttttcgcaGGTGTCTTTTCCCTCAATGGCGAAATAATTGGATCACCGATTGGCCAATAAGGTCCGCTGATTGATCGATAATGATCCGTCATGGTGAATCCAGTAACTTCCTGGATTTTTACACTAAGTACATTTAATGAGTAGATAGATACTTTCGAGGAACCCTTGACAACTGGCTTGAATTTATGTTTAGATTCTTTGAATTCAAGAGCCCCATACATAGTACAGGCTGTtttaagaatccatattttaATGACCCCAGAAGATAGTATTCTGCGCAACAATCAATTGCAAATTCAGGGAAATGCGAGATTGTCTTAATTAGAAATCGgacatattttattattccAAGTTCCCCTTATCTGTTCGATATTTAAAGGCTGCCAAGCACGCACTCTCCCGTAAAACACGCCTTATTTTGACCATAAACTCAGTATTCGCGCTAACGATTAAGATCGCGGTGTTTATGTGAACTTAGTCAAGATTGTTTATCGCGGCGATGAATTGAAAATTACCAAAAACAAGGCCGCAAAATGTAATCAACGTGTATACACTACGGCCAGGACTTGGGCGGAAACAATGATTATCAATTCCGGGAATCCTGCGGCAATTGCAGTGGGGAGTTTGGCAGAATTCCCTCGCCCATATAATACGACTTGATTTGGGTGGGCCGCAAATGGGGAAATTCGCTGGAACAATGATTGCAGACGAGCGTCTATCACTTCAAACTTATCGAACGTTGTTCGACCTCAGCGGCTGATATCAACCCTGAGCGATTTCCGTGGAATTCCCTTGTGTTAATCACCTAACGAGGCGCCTGAGAGAGTATCCACACATccatacgtatgtatgtgcatacatTTGTACGTACAGTCGTCATATGTTTGGGCCTAATCAAACACAGAAATGGGAAACCTTGTCGAACAATTCAAGCAATTAACAGTGCATATATTCTCACCACTTTTCCCAAAAATGGAAGGGAAAATATTCAAGTTGCTTCCCGGAAATGCGACCAGCAAGCGGTAAACAGTCGAAAATTGCAGCTTTTTAACGAGAATCgagaaattataaataaagtgTTTTAGCCGGAAAACGATATGTATGACTGCGGCCACTGGCGTCGAAATTATAGGGTGTCCGATGGATCATAAAGGCCCCAGCGATTCGATTTGTATGCACCGTTGGCCGCCTAACGGTAATTTGCACACTTATAGATACGTAGATACTTTTTTTTCTCACTTTTCATGCACGACTCCATGCCGCACGTGCCACAGGCAATTTATCGCATTCAAATCGTACGATTGGATCAGGTGAGTGAGTGAGTAATCAATACATTCTGGCTAACGTTTGACACGATCGTTCGCATTAACCGCAGATAATTATTATCATTTTTCCCCGCAGCCGAGAGACTCAGCGACTCCGTCGACTTTTGCTGTGTATTTACGACTATgatgaaatacaaaaagagTGACTTGAACTCAAGATTCAACTTCAGATTCCAAGAGACCCGCATGAAACGACAGCCAGCTAACAAAATTTTTCAATGGAAATACAAAACTGAAACGGCAGATACAGAGATACTGAACTCGGGTCGGGCAGGAGGGACTGGATCCGCTTGGAGGACTACACTGAGAAAATTTCTAATATATCATTAAGAACAAACCAACTCTAAACTTCTCTAAAAAACagtcaagttaattaaataatgttattaaataatgGATCGTAATAAGGTAAGCATTAATTTAACTTGAGATCCTAATACCCAAAACGAAGtcttttcgctcagtgcaccTCGAGGGTATCCGTAGGTAGGACAAGGCGTTCCATGAGTCACCCAGACAATGAGTAGCAGCAGACTGTCCGAGGATTGCATTTCTGCCGACCGAGTATTTGGAGGGCTCGTCGTCGAGCTGAACTTTTCCCTATACctttttacttttgttttttttccaGTTGCCACGCGGAGCCGACCGGCGGCGGCAGCTGAAGTTTTTCTGCGCCGCTGCAGACAATGCGAAATTTCGTCAGAAATCCAAATGCGGATAATGATCTAATACATAACTTGTTCGGGGTAAAAATGTTGATAAATGTTGCCGGCCAGAGACGGATGGCGATGGGCGAAAGAAAGCCAACAACGCGCAGTGGTTTGAATGGCTAATAAGGGACTGCGCTAATGAACGGGGGATTCACCCCTCAGAAATGTAGGGAAAAACTTGCAGAATTCAAGAGGAGATACATATGGATGTATTCAAATGTGAAgtgaattttatttgcatttataaCAGATTTGTGGGAAAAACGGTATCTCTAAAAATAATCAAAGCCAATATAAAAATACGAAACAAGATTTGCTTAAACCGAATGAATGGATTAAAGACAAATTTagattaatttaaaattgagAAGCCCGTTGATTCGGACAACTTGAAAAATGTAGGGGAATCACATGCCTACAACCCAAGATGTGAATATTCAAATAAACACCGAAAAAAGGTTGGCTAGCAATTAGAAACTCTCGTACAATAATTGCCAATTTGTACTGCGATTTTTTACATGTGCACAAGTTTAAACAATTCAAATCCAATCTTATTATCTGTATGTGAATAAATTTCGTACATGGGCCGCGCCCCTTCGTCAAGGCCCGTTATTAAAAAACCATTTGGAGTCCGGCGCACTCGAAATGAGTTTTTGTAACCTTCCCAGCTAACTTGGCCAACAACAATACAGCCATGGCTTAGCTGGCTGTCCCACTGTAGGTATTATGTTTTACGCAGAAATTGTCACAAcaaagcagcaaaag contains the following coding sequences:
- the LOC6614530 gene encoding pneumococcal serine-rich repeat protein, whose product is MGHHLSKFSARANSQEKREPPASSSPRDSAALVEAISVDEEELQVEEILTEATVSAATAATSPAEVRQIIIKIQLAKMENGNPVAAGQVESFAEVVEQEEQQRQCAGGATDDDAAALSADSLNANGQIVNVTLEGGYGEVGVVTNRTAGSSPEAPKTERQPVNNNSLAGSVGAAISTLQLHDNHGGNANCPLEADDDDDLDESLLRRRRSNSNSRSNIHHHPEQQQQHEAEVVEYCEVLESLPVSNMLSAGTQHSSKPVFRSNNSNSCCRSRSKALSMGAATSSASGSASTSASASTSSKRRCCKCKCRDAFRGLRDMLPSSSSSVSNKKDAAAVVATVPRKSRTADRRSTPPTLGTSSGSSQRRMQSQRMRNSVAVPDASHHHHQLIIRITSPGFVVESPNGGRVTVVTEPAPQSPQTPPRPRPQATVVPAGGAGHAGIGVARNMTVHSQIDFMHCLVPDLEKITNSSFYWGKMDRYEAEHLLEGKPEGTFLLRDSAQEEFLFSVTFRKYGRSLHARIEQSGHKFSFDCHDPCVFTAPTVTGLLEHYKDPACVMFFEPCLTIPLHRRQTFSLQQLSRATIVSNTSYDGINQMELPGRLKSYLKEYHYKQKLRVKPIDQNTPVPYYGNV